Proteins encoded within one genomic window of Mycolicibacterium monacense:
- a CDS encoding Na+/H+ antiporter — MDTSDPTSDRWKDHPALAALTLCLALLAATVVLAPAAQRLSVPYPAVMLAFGLALAFIPGVPVLSPNPELILPLVLPPLLFAAARRTSWREFLDNRRPIALLAVALVGVTAVAVGATLHALVPTVPLIAAITLGAAVAPPDAVAATAVAQKLGIPRRLRTILEGEGLSNDATSLVLYEVAVAGTMTGAFSAWGAGEALGLAVVLGVLVGLAIAVATRWLINKLPAHPAGSGLVLVVPFAAYAAADAVHGSGVLAVVTVALAMSRYGDTQSSQTRLATGTTWEIVELLLTGSAFAFVGLQMRAVADSIDMTFWELLQQGLIITLVVIVVRFLWIFPVATIDERMHRRKAHVAEPIGWREMTVSSWAGMRGVVTLAAVLALPPQFPERERLVFYAFVVIVVTLLLQGLTLPTVVRRLGVRASPHEEDDAVQALIRRARDAGFERLDEIRAREEADPEVIEHARDNAERMWQSVGFAPPDAESHHAHTDHAMTLNALKDEILAAAREAVVKARSESGTDPTVVDRVLRRLDTRGSQPE, encoded by the coding sequence ATGGACACGTCTGACCCCACCTCTGACCGATGGAAGGATCACCCCGCCTTGGCCGCTCTCACCCTGTGCCTGGCTCTGTTGGCGGCCACCGTCGTCCTCGCCCCCGCGGCGCAACGCCTCTCCGTGCCGTATCCGGCGGTGATGCTGGCGTTCGGGCTGGCGCTGGCGTTCATCCCGGGCGTCCCGGTGCTGTCGCCGAATCCCGAACTGATCCTTCCGCTCGTCCTGCCGCCGCTGCTGTTCGCCGCCGCCCGGCGCACCTCCTGGCGGGAGTTCCTCGACAATCGCCGCCCCATCGCGCTGCTGGCCGTCGCGTTGGTCGGCGTCACCGCCGTCGCGGTCGGCGCGACGCTGCACGCCCTGGTGCCGACCGTCCCGCTGATCGCGGCGATCACCCTCGGCGCGGCCGTCGCCCCACCGGACGCCGTGGCCGCCACCGCGGTCGCCCAGAAGCTCGGCATCCCGCGACGGCTGCGCACGATTCTCGAGGGGGAGGGGCTGTCCAACGACGCCACCTCGCTGGTGCTCTACGAGGTGGCCGTCGCCGGCACGATGACCGGCGCGTTCTCCGCCTGGGGCGCGGGTGAGGCACTCGGGCTCGCCGTCGTGCTCGGTGTCCTCGTTGGTCTTGCCATCGCCGTCGCCACCCGCTGGCTGATCAACAAGCTGCCAGCGCACCCGGCGGGCAGCGGTCTGGTCCTGGTCGTGCCGTTCGCGGCCTACGCCGCCGCGGACGCCGTCCACGGCAGCGGCGTGCTCGCGGTGGTCACGGTGGCCCTCGCGATGAGTCGCTACGGCGACACCCAGTCGTCGCAGACCCGACTGGCCACCGGGACGACATGGGAGATCGTCGAACTGCTGTTGACCGGTTCGGCATTCGCGTTCGTGGGGCTGCAGATGCGGGCAGTCGCCGACAGCATCGACATGACCTTCTGGGAACTGCTCCAACAGGGGCTGATCATCACGCTGGTGGTGATCGTCGTGCGGTTCCTGTGGATCTTCCCGGTCGCCACCATCGACGAACGGATGCACCGGCGCAAAGCGCACGTGGCCGAGCCGATCGGCTGGCGGGAGATGACCGTCTCGTCATGGGCGGGGATGCGGGGTGTGGTGACACTGGCCGCCGTCCTCGCGCTGCCACCCCAGTTCCCCGAGCGTGAACGGCTGGTGTTCTACGCGTTCGTCGTCATCGTCGTCACCCTGCTGCTGCAGGGCCTCACGTTGCCGACCGTGGTGCGGCGGCTCGGCGTGCGCGCCTCTCCTCACGAAGAGGACGACGCGGTGCAGGCGCTGATCCGGCGGGCCCGCGACGCCGGCTTCGAACGCCTCGACGAAATCCGCGCGCGCGAGGAAGCCGACCCCGAGGTCATCGAACACGCCCGCGACAACGCCGAGCGGATGTGGCAGTCGGTCGGGTTCGCCCCGCCCGACGCCGAATCCCACCACGCGCACACCGACCACGCGATGACGCTCAACGCGCTCAAGGACGAGATACTCGCGGCCGCCCGCGAAGCCGTCGTCAAGGCGCGTTCGGAATCGGGCACGGATCCGACGGTCGTCGACCGGGTGTTGCGCCGCCTCGACACCCGCGGCAGCCAGCCCGAATAA